A part of Camelus ferus isolate YT-003-E chromosome 6, BCGSAC_Cfer_1.0, whole genome shotgun sequence genomic DNA contains:
- the SPATA7 gene encoding spermatogenesis-associated protein 7 isoform X2, with product MDGRRRVRATSVLPRYGPPCLFKGQLSTKSNAAVDCSVPLSMSTSIKYADQQRREKLKKELARRERELKLAKTTVQANSKSNSKSLFNTLQKPSGEPQDEDGMLIEEVSGFQSFTRSPVTSSERLHLSLPKSDKVLTNGAEKNSSSSLSSMDNAASGPRKSCSGTSYGKGPRGTFPNSHRFQLVISKAPSGDLLDKHSELFSNRHLPFTPRTLKTEAKSFLSQYRYYTPAKRKKDFSDQRLEAETQTELSSFKCDFETVEIKNFTDSEVNIKQASSCMTYDTKGRITPLPLQGHELPWDEVKDGALQCSASRAVCQYSLQPPSERKIYSDEEELLYLSFIEDVTEEILKLGLFSNRFLERLFERHIKQNKHHLEEAKMRHLLHILKVDLGCVSKENSLKLDDVDMLLDFEKTENSEQNECKNEQDLAIKQERQEYQKALNMLLSVPKEENETVSSPGEFFLPVYKSKYSEGVIIQQVNDETNLGTSIWGEKNASMSDSLLDQETSVNVIEGDSDTEKVETSNELCCLSTALCPSIQLCSIEDDNQDMEAPTLKIMEMSIED from the exons atgCAGACCAGCAACGAAGAGAGAAACTCAAAAAGGAATTAGCACGACGTGAAAGAGAGTTGAAATTAGCTAAAACTACAGTGCAAGCCAATTCTAAAAGTAATTCCAAATCATTATTTAACACTCTACAAAAG CCTTCAGGAGAACCACAAGATGAAGATGGTATGTTAATTGAAGAAGTGAGTGGATTTCAATCCTTTACAAGATCACCGGTAACTTCTTCAGAGAGACTGCACCTAAGTCTACCCAAATCCGATAAAGTCCtcacaaatggtgctgagaagaACTCCAGTTCCTCCCTGTCCAGCATGGATAACGCTGCCTCTGGGCCCAGGAAATCATGCTCTGGAACCTCCTACGGCAAAGGGCCCAGAGGCACATTCCCAAATTCCCACCGGTTTCAGTTAGTTATTTCAAAAGCACCTAGTGGGGACCTCTTGGATAAACATTCTGAACTCTTTTCTAACAGACATTTGCCATTCACCCCACGcactttaaaaacagaagcaaaatctTTCCTGTCACAGTATCGATATTATACAcctgccaaaagaaaaaaggatttttcaGATCAGCGGTTAGAAGCTGAAACCCAGACTGAATTAAGCAG ctTTAAATGTGATTTTGAGACAGTTGAAATTAAGAACTTCACAGATTCAGAAGTGAACATAAAGCAG GCATCTAGTTGCATGACATATGATACCAAAGGAAGAATAACCCCTTTACCTTTACAAGGGCATGAATTACCCTGGGACGAGGTTAAAGATGGTGCTCTTCAGTGCTCCGCATCAAG GGCAGTATGTCAATATTCCCTGCAGCCtccttcagagagaaaaatctattcTGA tgaaGAAGAACTGTTGTATCTAAGTTTCATTGAAGATGtaacagaagaaattttgaaacttggtttattttcaaacag gtTTCTAGAACGACTATTTGAGAGacatataaagcaaaataaacatcatTTGGAGGAG GCAAAAATGCGCCACCTGCTACACATCCTCAAGGTGGACTTAGGCTGTGTGTCCAAGGAAAACTCACTAAAGCTAGATGATGTTGATATGTTGCTTGATTTTGAAAAAACTGAGAATTCAGAacaaaatgaatgtaaaaatgaaCAAGATTTAGCCATTAAACAGGAGCGTCAAGAATACCAAAAAGCTTTGAATATGTTATTGTCTGTACCAAAGGAAGAGAACGAGACAGTCTCCTCACCGGGTGAATTTTTCCTGCCCGTCTATAAATCAAAGTACTCAGAAGGGGTTATAATTCAACAGGTGAATGATGAAACAAATCTTGGAACTTCAATTTGGGGTGAAAAAAATGCAAGTATGTCAGACAGTTTACTAGACCAAGAAACCTCTGTGAATGTCATTGAAGGCGACAGTGACACTGAAAAGGTTGAGACGTCAAATGAATTGTGCTGTCTTAGCACAGCACTCTGCCCATCTATTCAGCTGTGCAGTATCGAAGATGATAATCAGGACATGGAAGCACCAACTCTTAAAATCATGGAAATGAGCATTGAGGACTAA